Proteins from a single region of Candidatus Micrarchaeum acidiphilum ARMAN-2:
- a CDS encoding Ion transport 2 domain protein: MVSVRVLSYGVLMLLVVLFGVAGAYLLGRDGGFSQKMDLLNAVYFTITTLSTVGYGDIVPVTSLAKIFTIILIVSGLGVFLGAITIISGEFMNQRVEKLTGRISSIEKRFLKNHILLIGTGDVNKSLAEKMRKLSKSFVIITANKTDADKLKDAGYRAFVADTTSESDLAEFVIGRSKGVVIDLGDPSLTVYTFLIVNNLAKNVKTFVIAQNDDVERHLSELGRVPNEFIINPNKIVAKDIMVKI; this comes from the coding sequence ATGGTGTCTGTAAGGGTTTTGTCGTACGGGGTATTGATGCTTCTGGTGGTACTGTTTGGCGTTGCAGGAGCCTACCTTCTCGGCAGGGACGGCGGCTTCAGCCAGAAAATGGACCTTTTAAATGCTGTATACTTCACAATAACCACGCTGTCCACTGTGGGCTACGGCGACATAGTTCCTGTAACTAGCCTGGCAAAGATATTCACAATCATATTGATAGTTTCGGGGTTGGGAGTCTTCCTCGGAGCGATTACCATAATATCTGGTGAATTCATGAATCAAAGAGTAGAAAAACTTACTGGAAGGATATCATCAATAGAAAAAAGGTTTTTGAAGAACCACATACTGCTGATAGGAACAGGGGATGTCAATAAATCCCTGGCCGAAAAGATGCGAAAGCTGAGCAAGAGCTTTGTCATAATTACCGCGAACAAAACCGATGCAGACAAATTAAAGGACGCGGGCTACCGCGCCTTCGTTGCAGACACAACTTCAGAATCCGATCTTGCCGAATTCGTAATCGGAAGGTCAAAAGGCGTAGTAATAGACTTAGGAGATCCATCGCTTACAGTTTACACTTTTCTCATAGTAAACAACCTTGCAAAAAATGTGAAAACCTTCGTCATAGCCCAAAATGACGATGTAGAACGTCATCTCAGCGAGCTTGGCAGGGTACCCAACGAGTTCATAATAAATCCGAACAAGATAGTGGCGAAGGACATAATGGTAAAGATATAG
- a CDS encoding ROK family protein, with amino-acid sequence MRHQKRLIREILLELRSKTIVVAMSDLVSIVIGAKRLMIAMVDSDKKSARIIFNKGVEISNETIKSSIFGVLDKMRNFEGIGVAAGGVMNQNVGVIEYSTANKIRNLNIAEILEKRYKVPVSLYNLSVASAIGEKLFGTGMHYRNLVYVTFGTIIRGGIIANDHVLFGKDGNAHEVGHINVSSEGGLKCTCGCTGHWIAYCSEFGIPQYIRLLLKTKYLERDSRLKNSKSITAAKLYSMSRSDSVAKDIVNEDIGRLNAIGIANVINAYDPEIVILGGQATHKYPKEVLTPILKHVDKYVVNRKPEIVISKLKDTGKYLGAVSDFMDSESTIMT; translated from the coding sequence GGAGCAAAACTATAGTGGTGGCAATGTCAGATCTGGTAAGCATAGTAATAGGCGCAAAAAGGTTGATGATAGCCATGGTGGATTCCGATAAAAAATCCGCCAGGATAATCTTCAATAAGGGAGTAGAAATATCAAACGAGACAATAAAGTCCAGCATATTCGGCGTTCTGGATAAGATGCGCAATTTCGAAGGCATAGGGGTGGCAGCCGGAGGCGTCATGAACCAAAACGTAGGTGTGATAGAATACTCGACGGCAAACAAGATAAGAAACCTCAATATCGCCGAAATACTCGAGAAGAGATACAAGGTTCCTGTGTCGCTGTACAACTTGTCGGTCGCCTCGGCCATTGGGGAAAAGCTGTTCGGCACCGGCATGCACTACAGGAATTTAGTATACGTTACTTTCGGCACCATAATACGTGGCGGAATCATAGCGAATGATCACGTCCTGTTCGGAAAGGACGGCAACGCACATGAAGTCGGGCATATAAACGTGAGCTCAGAGGGCGGGCTAAAGTGCACGTGCGGATGCACCGGGCACTGGATTGCGTACTGCTCCGAATTCGGCATCCCGCAATACATAAGGCTGCTGCTGAAAACAAAATACTTAGAAAGAGATTCAAGACTAAAAAATAGCAAAAGCATTACTGCTGCCAAACTCTATTCGATGTCCAGAAGCGATTCCGTGGCCAAAGACATAGTAAATGAAGACATAGGTCGCCTCAATGCTATAGGGATAGCAAACGTGATAAACGCCTATGATCCTGAAATAGTTATACTGGGAGGCCAAGCGACACACAAGTATCCTAAAGAAGTTCTGACTCCAATACTAAAGCACGTAGACAAATACGTAGTAAACCGAAAGCCGGAAATAGTCATATCAAAGCTAAAGGACACCGGCAAGTACTTGGGTGCTGTATCTGACTTTATGGACTCGGAAAGCACCATCATGACCTGA